The Aminithiophilus ramosus genome contains a region encoding:
- the rpsH gene encoding 30S ribosomal protein S8, which yields MFVNDPVADMLTRIRNGNMVFHDSVDVPLSKMKVELAKILKAEGYVRNFKVINDAKQPYSVVRIYLSYGPNRERVIQGLRRISKPGRRIYAGKDELPKVMGGLGVAVISTPEGLMTDSNARKRGLGGEVVCFVW from the coding sequence ATGTTCGTGAACGATCCTGTCGCGGATATGCTCACGCGCATCAGAAACGGCAACATGGTCTTCCACGACTCCGTTGACGTTCCTCTGAGCAAGATGAAGGTCGAGCTGGCCAAGATTCTCAAGGCCGAAGGTTATGTGCGCAATTTCAAGGTCATCAACGACGCCAAGCAGCCCTATTCCGTCGTGCGCATCTACCTGAGCTACGGCCCCAATCGTGAGCGGGTCATCCAGGGACTCCGGCGCATCAGCAAGCCCGGACGTCGTATCTATGCAGGCAAGGACGAGCTGCCCAAAGTCATGGGCGGCCTCGGCGTCGCGGTCATTTCGACGCCGGAAGGGCTGATGACCGATTCGAACGCCCGGAAGCGTGGATTGGGCGGCGAAGTCGTCTGCTTCGTCTGGTAG
- the rpmC gene encoding 50S ribosomal protein L29 encodes MRNKELRDLNLDELRERHLQYKEELFNLRFQSAIGQLQNTSRIREVKRTIARILTIAGEKEREADRSVVRG; translated from the coding sequence ATGCGTAACAAGGAGCTTCGGGATCTGAATCTGGATGAGCTTCGCGAGAGGCATCTCCAGTACAAAGAGGAACTTTTCAACCTCCGTTTTCAGAGTGCCATCGGGCAGCTTCAGAACACCAGTCGCATCCGCGAAGTGAAGCGGACGATCGCGCGGATTCTCACCATCGCCGGTGAGAAGGAACGCGAAGCCGATCGTTCCGTCGTAAGGGGGTAA
- the secY gene encoding preprotein translocase subunit SecY, protein MIDSFRDAFRLPDLKRRILFTMAVLFIYRLGSHIPTPGIDTAAMAKLFEQGGVLGFLDLFAGGALSRFSVFALGVAPYINSSIVMQLLVVVFPALEKMQKEGDEGRKKIVQYTRLGTILFAVVQALGLTFWLRNLGIFSGGLLGGLVVVVTITAGSVAVMWLGEEITDHGIGNGISLLIFAGIVARVPEAFIRTFTMLRMGEMNAVTLLLAVALMIVVVAGAILLQEGQRRLPVQYAKRVVGNRVYGGQSTFIPLRVNQSGVIPIIFASSILMFPTMLLRFFKGDWATRLINLLGPDSILYMLLYVALIVFFAYFYTAVVFNPVDVANNMKKNGGFILGIRPGRPTSDYIERVMTRITLGGSLFLAVIALIPTLMTRIMGITSFYFGGTAVLIVVGVALDTVHQIEAQLLMRHYDGILKRRDKAGSLLRL, encoded by the coding sequence GTGATCGACTCCTTCCGCGACGCCTTCAGGCTGCCCGATCTCAAACGTCGGATCCTCTTCACCATGGCGGTCCTCTTCATCTACCGCCTCGGTTCCCACATTCCGACGCCCGGCATCGATACGGCGGCCATGGCCAAGCTCTTCGAGCAGGGAGGGGTCCTCGGTTTCCTTGACCTCTTCGCCGGAGGAGCCCTCAGCCGTTTCAGCGTCTTCGCTCTCGGCGTTGCGCCCTACATCAACTCCAGCATCGTCATGCAGCTCCTCGTCGTCGTCTTCCCGGCGCTGGAGAAGATGCAGAAAGAGGGCGATGAGGGGCGGAAGAAGATCGTCCAGTACACCCGGTTGGGCACCATCCTCTTCGCCGTCGTTCAGGCCCTGGGGCTCACCTTCTGGCTGAGAAACCTGGGCATCTTCTCCGGCGGCCTGCTGGGCGGCCTCGTCGTCGTCGTCACCATAACGGCGGGTTCCGTCGCCGTCATGTGGCTCGGCGAGGAGATCACCGATCACGGCATCGGCAACGGCATTTCGCTTCTCATCTTCGCCGGCATCGTGGCCCGCGTCCCCGAGGCCTTCATCAGGACCTTCACCATGCTCCGCATGGGCGAGATGAACGCCGTCACCCTGCTTCTGGCCGTCGCGCTCATGATCGTCGTCGTCGCCGGAGCCATTCTCCTTCAGGAGGGACAGAGGCGCCTTCCCGTCCAGTACGCCAAGCGCGTCGTCGGCAACCGCGTCTACGGGGGACAGAGCACCTTCATTCCCCTGAGGGTCAACCAGTCCGGGGTCATCCCCATCATCTTCGCCTCGTCGATCCTCATGTTCCCGACGATGCTCCTCCGCTTCTTCAAAGGAGACTGGGCGACGCGGCTCATCAACCTTCTCGGCCCCGACTCGATCCTCTACATGCTCCTCTACGTGGCGCTCATCGTCTTCTTCGCCTACTTCTACACGGCCGTCGTCTTCAATCCCGTCGACGTGGCCAACAACATGAAGAAGAACGGCGGCTTCATCCTGGGCATCCGCCCGGGACGGCCCACGTCGGATTACATCGAGCGCGTCATGACGCGCATCACCCTGGGCGGCAGCCTCTTCTTGGCCGTCATCGCCCTCATCCCGACGCTGATGACGCGCATCATGGGCATCACCAGCTTCTACTTCGGCGGGACGGCCGTTCTCATCGTCGTCGGCGTCGCCCTGGACACGGTCCATCAGATTGAGGCGCAGCTTCTCATGCGCCACTACGACGGCATTCTCAAGCGTCGCGACAAGGCCGGAAGCCTCTTGCGGCTCTAG
- the map gene encoding type I methionyl aminopeptidase, giving the protein MITLKSDHEIRNMKQAGRIVVDVLRLLEELIVPGVDTLTLDETAEALIVKSGGVPATKGYRVPGIASPYPASLCTSVNDEVVHGIPSRDRILREGDIVSVDIVVGYDRYFGDAARSYPVGAVSEARRDLLQVTRESLDRALAAVRGGATLGDVGHAVESYVKPRGFGLVRDYAGHGIGRHMHEPPQVPNYGKPGRGLVLKPGMTLAIEPMVMSGGERVVTRPDGWTVVTADGSDAAHFEKTVLVTAEGAEILTPWE; this is encoded by the coding sequence ATGATCACACTGAAATCGGACCATGAAATAAGAAACATGAAACAGGCGGGCCGGATCGTCGTCGACGTCCTCCGGCTCTTGGAGGAGCTCATCGTCCCCGGCGTCGACACCCTGACTCTCGACGAGACGGCGGAAGCCCTCATCGTCAAAAGCGGCGGCGTTCCCGCCACCAAGGGGTACCGCGTGCCCGGCATCGCCAGCCCCTACCCGGCGAGCCTCTGCACCTCCGTCAACGACGAAGTCGTTCACGGCATTCCCAGCCGGGATCGGATCCTTCGGGAAGGGGACATCGTCAGCGTCGACATCGTCGTCGGCTACGACCGCTATTTCGGAGACGCCGCCCGGAGTTATCCCGTCGGAGCCGTCTCCGAGGCCCGCAGAGACCTGCTTCAGGTCACCCGCGAATCGCTCGACAGGGCTCTCGCCGCCGTCCGCGGCGGCGCGACCCTGGGCGACGTGGGCCATGCCGTCGAGTCCTACGTCAAGCCTCGGGGATTCGGCCTGGTCCGCGACTACGCGGGCCATGGCATCGGACGTCACATGCATGAACCGCCTCAGGTCCCCAACTACGGAAAGCCCGGTCGGGGGCTCGTCCTCAAGCCCGGCATGACCTTGGCCATCGAGCCCATGGTCATGTCGGGGGGAGAGCGGGTCGTCACCAGACCGGACGGATGGACTGTCGTCACCGCAGACGGATCGGATGCGGCCCACTTCGAGAAAACGGTACTCGTAACGGCCGAGGGGGCCGAGATTCTCACCCCCTGGGAGTGA
- the rplN gene encoding 50S ribosomal protein L14, translating into MIQLRTVLNVADNSGAKKLMCIQVQGGSFRRYGSVGDVIVASVREAIPNSNIEKGKVVKAVIVRTKKEVRRRDGSYVRFDDNAAVIIDNNGDPKGTRIFGPVARELREKKYMRIVSLAPEVV; encoded by the coding sequence ATGATCCAACTCCGCACCGTACTCAATGTGGCCGACAACTCGGGCGCCAAGAAGCTCATGTGCATTCAGGTCCAGGGCGGCAGCTTCCGGCGCTACGGATCGGTGGGCGACGTCATCGTCGCCTCCGTGAGGGAGGCCATCCCCAACAGCAACATCGAGAAGGGGAAGGTCGTCAAGGCCGTCATCGTCCGGACCAAAAAAGAGGTGAGGCGCCGCGACGGCTCCTACGTCCGCTTCGACGACAACGCCGCCGTCATCATCGACAACAACGGCGATCCTAAGGGGACCCGCATCTTCGGTCCCGTAGCTCGGGAGCTTCGGGAGAAGAAGTACATGCGCATCGTCTCCCTGGCGCCTGAAGTCGTTTAG
- the rpsS gene encoding 30S ribosomal protein S19: MARSTKKGPFVELKLLRKVENMNESGAKKVIKTWSRRSTIVPPMIGHTIAIHNGKTHIPVYVSENMVGHKLGEFAPTRKFGGHAGQERSTRVK, translated from the coding sequence ATGGCTCGTTCCACGAAAAAAGGGCCCTTTGTAGAGCTCAAGCTGCTCCGCAAGGTCGAGAACATGAACGAATCGGGGGCCAAGAAGGTCATCAAGACCTGGTCGCGCCGTTCGACGATCGTGCCGCCCATGATCGGCCACACGATCGCCATCCACAACGGCAAGACGCATATCCCCGTCTACGTCAGCGAAAACATGGTGGGGCACAAGCTCGGAGAGTTCGCCCCGACCCGCAAGTTCGGCGGGCACGCGGGACAGGAACGTTCCACCCGCGTGAAGTAG
- the rpsC gene encoding 30S ribosomal protein S3 — protein sequence MGQKVHPVGYRIGVIRDWESKWFAGGRDYAKKLHEDLRLRDWVKKRWGHAGVSKVEIERIGNVIRFTIWTARPGVVIGKGGQEIQDVRDALQKITGQRVMINIQEIKSPDKEAQIVAEGVASSLERRISFRRAMKQSIFRAMKSGAKGIKIQCAGRLGGAEIARTEWYLEGQLPLSTLRADIDFGLAEAKTVYGVIGVKVWIYKGKAPLLVDQRPVEEKERR from the coding sequence ATGGGTCAGAAAGTTCACCCGGTAGGCTACCGCATCGGCGTCATCCGCGATTGGGAGTCCAAGTGGTTCGCCGGTGGCAGGGATTACGCCAAGAAGCTTCATGAAGACCTTCGTCTTCGCGACTGGGTCAAGAAGCGTTGGGGCCATGCCGGAGTTTCCAAGGTCGAGATCGAGCGCATCGGCAACGTCATCCGCTTCACCATTTGGACCGCACGGCCTGGTGTCGTCATCGGCAAGGGCGGCCAGGAGATCCAGGATGTCCGCGACGCGCTCCAGAAGATCACCGGTCAGAGGGTCATGATCAACATCCAGGAGATCAAGAGCCCCGACAAGGAAGCTCAGATCGTCGCCGAGGGCGTCGCCTCCTCGCTGGAACGCCGTATCAGCTTCCGCCGCGCCATGAAGCAGTCCATCTTCCGCGCCATGAAATCGGGCGCCAAGGGGATCAAGATCCAGTGCGCCGGCCGTCTCGGCGGAGCCGAGATCGCCCGGACCGAGTGGTATCTCGAAGGACAGCTCCCCCTCTCGACGCTGAGGGCCGACATCGATTTCGGCCTTGCCGAGGCCAAGACCGTCTACGGCGTCATCGGCGTCAAGGTCTGGATCTACAAGGGCAAGGCCCCTCTCCTCGTCGATCAGCGTCCCGTCGAGGAGAAGGAAAGGAGGTAA
- the rpsE gene encoding 30S ribosomal protein S5: MAGRKPINAKTSEFTERVVSINRVSKVVKGGKRFRFSVLVVVGDGRSRVGLGIGKAREISEAVRKGIDKATKNMIDLKQVGSSIPHPIIGHFGAAEVLLRPAAPGTGVIAGAVVRAIMELGGVKDVLTKVIGRTSNPVNVAYATMAAVKAMRSPEEILRLRGKDRVEAQEA, encoded by the coding sequence ATGGCAGGAAGGAAACCCATCAACGCCAAGACGTCGGAGTTCACCGAGCGCGTCGTCTCCATCAACCGCGTCAGCAAGGTCGTCAAGGGCGGCAAACGCTTCCGCTTCAGCGTCCTCGTCGTCGTCGGTGACGGTCGCAGCCGCGTCGGTCTCGGCATCGGCAAGGCCCGGGAAATCTCCGAGGCCGTCCGCAAGGGCATCGACAAGGCCACCAAGAACATGATCGACCTCAAGCAGGTGGGGAGCTCCATTCCCCACCCCATCATCGGTCACTTCGGCGCCGCCGAAGTTCTCCTCCGCCCCGCCGCTCCCGGTACGGGCGTCATCGCCGGAGCCGTCGTGCGCGCCATCATGGAGCTCGGCGGCGTCAAGGACGTTCTGACCAAGGTCATCGGTCGCACCTCCAACCCCGTCAACGTCGCCTACGCGACGATGGCGGCCGTCAAGGCCATGCGCTCGCCCGAGGAAATCCTTCGCCTTCGCGGCAAGGATCGGGTCGAGGCCCAGGAAGCCTAG
- the rplR gene encoding 50S ribosomal protein L18 has product MKARSRNDMRLIRHRRLRRHLSGTAERPRLSVFRSLQHIYAQVIDDERGFTLVAASTMDRELKGTLEGTGDVEAAMVVGKLVAERATAKGIKKVVFDRGGHMFHGRVKALAEAAREAGLEF; this is encoded by the coding sequence ATGAAGGCACGCAGCAGAAACGACATGCGACTCATCCGGCACCGTCGGCTCCGCCGTCACCTCTCCGGGACGGCTGAGCGGCCGCGGCTTTCGGTTTTCCGGAGTCTTCAGCACATCTATGCCCAGGTCATCGACGACGAGCGGGGTTTCACCCTTGTCGCCGCCTCGACGATGGACCGCGAACTCAAAGGCACGCTCGAAGGCACCGGCGACGTCGAGGCCGCCATGGTCGTCGGCAAGCTCGTGGCGGAGCGTGCCACGGCCAAGGGGATCAAAAAGGTCGTCTTCGACCGGGGCGGTCACATGTTCCATGGCAGGGTCAAGGCCCTCGCCGAGGCTGCCCGCGAAGCCGGTCTCGAGTTTTAG
- the rplE gene encoding 50S ribosomal protein L5 has product MIPRLKQKYLEETSPRLQKQFSFANVMEVPRLVKIVVNIGVNEAKTDIKYMDASLSELTIITGQKPLLKRAKKSVAGFKIREGMPVACCVTLRGVRMWEFLDRVIAVALPRIKDFQGISRRGFDGRGNYNLGLKEQLIFPEINYDKVIRPRGMNLSIVTTARNDEEALALLTELGMPFTR; this is encoded by the coding sequence ATGATCCCACGTCTTAAGCAGAAATACCTGGAGGAGACCTCGCCCAGGCTGCAGAAGCAGTTCTCCTTCGCCAACGTCATGGAGGTCCCCCGTCTCGTCAAGATCGTCGTCAACATCGGCGTCAACGAGGCCAAGACCGACATCAAGTACATGGACGCCTCCCTGTCGGAGCTGACCATCATCACGGGACAGAAGCCCCTTCTGAAGCGGGCCAAGAAGTCCGTCGCCGGGTTCAAGATTCGCGAGGGCATGCCCGTGGCCTGCTGCGTCACGCTCCGCGGCGTTCGGATGTGGGAGTTCCTCGATCGGGTCATCGCCGTCGCCCTGCCCCGCATCAAGGACTTTCAGGGCATCTCCCGCCGAGGCTTCGACGGCCGCGGCAATTACAACCTCGGCCTGAAGGAGCAGCTCATCTTCCCCGAGATCAATTACGACAAGGTGATCCGTCCTCGGGGGATGAACCTCTCCATCGTCACCACCGCCCGAAACGACGAAGAGGCCCTCGCCCTGCTCACAGAGCTGGGGATGCCCTTCACCCGCTAA
- the rplO gene encoding 50S ribosomal protein L15 produces the protein MRIHDLRPAAGSRKPKKRLGQGIGSGLGKTGGKGTKGQQARAGGGVRPGFEGGQMPLYRRTPKRGFSNFRFAKNYQIVNVSDLDARFEAGMEITVNELYRSGLVKKLTDPVKVLGDGEMTKNFHVKADAFSGQAIEKIEASGGKAEVV, from the coding sequence ATGCGCATTCACGACCTGCGTCCGGCCGCCGGCTCCCGCAAGCCCAAAAAACGTCTCGGCCAGGGCATCGGCAGCGGCCTGGGCAAGACCGGCGGCAAGGGAACCAAGGGCCAGCAGGCTCGGGCCGGCGGCGGTGTCCGCCCCGGCTTCGAGGGAGGCCAGATGCCTCTCTATCGCCGCACGCCCAAGCGGGGTTTCAGCAACTTCCGCTTCGCCAAGAACTATCAGATCGTCAACGTCTCCGATCTCGACGCCCGCTTCGAGGCCGGCATGGAGATCACCGTCAACGAGCTCTACCGGAGCGGTCTCGTCAAGAAGCTCACCGATCCCGTCAAGGTGCTCGGCGACGGGGAAATGACCAAGAACTTCCACGTCAAAGCCGACGCCTTCAGCGGACAGGCCATCGAGAAGATAGAGGCGTCGGGCGGGAAGGCCGAGGTGGTCTAA
- the rplX gene encoding 50S ribosomal protein L24, protein MGKMRIRKGDTVCVITGKDAKKEGKILRRIPDRDLVVVEGVNVVTKHVRPSAKSPQGGLVKQEAPIYASKVQLVCPSCGKATRVGRAFLEDGRKVRVCKKCGEIVDKV, encoded by the coding sequence ATGGGCAAGATGAGAATCAGAAAAGGGGACACCGTCTGCGTCATCACCGGCAAGGATGCCAAAAAAGAGGGCAAGATTCTCCGTCGCATCCCCGACCGTGACCTCGTCGTCGTCGAGGGAGTCAACGTCGTGACCAAGCACGTCCGCCCCTCGGCCAAGAGCCCTCAGGGCGGTCTGGTCAAGCAGGAAGCTCCCATCTACGCTTCCAAAGTTCAGCTTGTCTGCCCCTCCTGCGGCAAGGCCACCCGCGTCGGTCGCGCCTTCCTCGAGGACGGCCGCAAGGTCCGCGTCTGCAAGAAGTGCGGCGAGATCGTGGACAAGGTCTAG
- the rplB gene encoding 50S ribosomal protein L2, protein MGIKIFKPVTPGRRHMTISTYEEITCAEPERSLLEPIRKKAGRNNTGRVTMRHRGGGNKRYYRVIDFKRDKLGVPGRVATIEYDPNRSARIALIHYLDGEKRYILAPNGLSVGQMIQAGPGVDIKPGNAAKLRDIPVGTFVHNIEMQPGRGGAMVRAAGVAAQIMAKEGKYATLRLPSGEMRMILVECMATVGQVGNEEHENISVGKAGKTRWLGRRPKVRGMVMNPCDHPMGGGEGRSKSNKHPVSPWGTPAKGYRTRKRKVSDKFIVRRRYAK, encoded by the coding sequence ATGGGTATCAAAATTTTCAAGCCTGTCACTCCCGGACGTCGGCACATGACGATCTCCACCTACGAGGAGATCACCTGCGCCGAGCCGGAGCGCAGCCTGCTCGAGCCGATCCGCAAGAAGGCCGGGCGCAACAACACGGGCCGCGTCACCATGCGGCACCGCGGCGGCGGCAACAAGCGCTACTACCGCGTCATCGACTTCAAGCGCGACAAGCTGGGCGTTCCCGGCCGGGTCGCCACCATCGAGTACGATCCCAACCGCTCGGCGCGGATCGCCCTCATCCATTATCTCGACGGGGAAAAGCGCTACATCCTGGCCCCCAACGGCCTTTCCGTCGGCCAGATGATCCAGGCCGGACCGGGCGTGGACATCAAGCCCGGCAACGCCGCCAAGCTGAGGGACATTCCCGTCGGCACCTTCGTCCACAACATCGAGATGCAGCCCGGCCGGGGCGGTGCCATGGTCCGCGCGGCCGGAGTGGCGGCCCAGATCATGGCCAAGGAGGGCAAGTACGCCACCCTCCGCCTGCCCAGCGGCGAGATGCGGATGATTCTCGTCGAGTGCATGGCCACGGTCGGCCAGGTCGGAAACGAGGAGCATGAGAACATCTCCGTCGGCAAGGCCGGAAAGACCCGTTGGCTCGGCCGTCGGCCCAAGGTCCGCGGCATGGTGATGAATCCCTGCGACCACCCCATGGGCGGCGGCGAGGGACGGAGCAAGTCCAACAAACACCCTGTCTCTCCCTGGGGGACTCCGGCGAAGGGATACCGGACTCGCAAGCGCAAGGTTTCGGACAAATTCATCGTGCGTCGCCGGTACGCCAAGTAG
- the rpmD gene encoding 50S ribosomal protein L30 — MARIQVKWVKSCINRPERQARTIRALGLHRLNHTVEHDDTPQIRGMVASVHHLVQWSVIED, encoded by the coding sequence ATGGCACGCATTCAGGTCAAGTGGGTCAAAAGCTGCATCAACCGGCCCGAGCGTCAGGCTCGGACCATCAGAGCCCTCGGTCTGCACAGGCTGAACCACACGGTGGAGCACGACGACACGCCCCAGATCAGGGGGATGGTCGCCTCGGTGCATCACCTCGTCCAGTGGTCCGTCATCGAGGATTAG
- the rplF gene encoding 50S ribosomal protein L6, with protein MSRIGRKPVALPKGVTAEVQESSVHVRGPKGELSLSVVPSITVTAEGDALHVTRGSDEKADRAFHGMTRALLANMVQGVSQGFRKDLEIIGVGWRAQMQGRKLVLSLGFSHPVEYDPPQGIDLATEGPTKISVSGIDRQVVGQVASEIRGFRPPEPYKGKGIRYVGEYVIRKAGKAGSK; from the coding sequence ATGTCTCGCATCGGCCGTAAGCCCGTGGCACTCCCCAAGGGGGTCACGGCAGAAGTTCAGGAGAGTTCCGTCCACGTCAGAGGCCCCAAGGGCGAACTTTCTCTGTCCGTCGTTCCTTCCATCACGGTGACTGCCGAGGGCGACGCGCTTCACGTCACCCGCGGCAGCGACGAGAAGGCCGACAGGGCCTTTCACGGGATGACCCGGGCTCTCCTGGCCAACATGGTTCAGGGCGTCAGCCAGGGCTTCCGCAAGGATCTCGAGATCATCGGCGTCGGCTGGAGGGCTCAGATGCAGGGACGCAAACTCGTCCTGAGCCTGGGTTTCTCCCACCCCGTCGAGTACGATCCCCCTCAGGGGATCGATCTCGCCACGGAGGGCCCCACGAAGATCTCCGTCTCGGGCATCGACCGTCAGGTCGTGGGGCAGGTCGCCTCGGAAATCCGCGGCTTCCGTCCTCCCGAGCCCTACAAGGGCAAGGGCATCCGCTACGTCGGAGAGTATGTCATCCGCAAGGCCGGCAAGGCCGGATCCAAATAG
- a CDS encoding adenylate kinase has translation MRVIFLGPPGAGKGTQAAKVLEHHQVAHISTGDILRENVKKGTPLGLKAKTFMEAGQLVTDDLIVAMMGDRLREKDCEGGFILDGFPRTVPQAEALDRLLADLGLTLDAVVLLQVDDETVVERLSGRRLCRGCGAIYNVAFHPTAVEGVCDACGGEIYQRSDDRESVIRNRLAVYHEQTAPLVDYYRSQDRLLEVDAGGSGDAVLVALENRLGA, from the coding sequence ATGCGAGTGATATTCCTGGGACCTCCGGGAGCGGGCAAAGGGACTCAGGCGGCCAAAGTGCTGGAACACCATCAGGTGGCCCACATCTCTACTGGCGACATCCTTCGGGAGAACGTCAAGAAGGGAACGCCTTTGGGACTGAAGGCCAAGACGTTCATGGAGGCCGGGCAGCTCGTGACCGATGACCTCATCGTCGCCATGATGGGGGACCGTCTTCGCGAAAAGGACTGCGAGGGAGGCTTCATCCTCGACGGCTTTCCCCGGACCGTCCCCCAGGCCGAGGCGCTCGATCGCCTTCTGGCCGATCTGGGGCTGACCCTCGACGCCGTGGTTCTCCTCCAGGTCGATGATGAAACCGTCGTCGAAAGGCTCAGCGGCAGGCGGCTCTGCCGCGGCTGCGGGGCCATCTACAACGTCGCCTTCCATCCCACGGCCGTCGAGGGCGTCTGTGACGCCTGCGGCGGCGAGATCTATCAGCGCAGCGACGACCGGGAATCGGTCATCCGCAACCGTCTGGCCGTCTATCACGAACAGACGGCCCCCCTCGTCGACTACTACCGGAGCCAGGACAGGCTCCTGGAAGTCGACGCCGGCGGATCGGGCGACGCCGTGCTCGTCGCCCTTGAGAACCGACTCGGGGCGTAG
- the rplP gene encoding 50S ribosomal protein L16, whose amino-acid sequence MLMPKRVKYRKPHRRPLRGMAKGGKEVHFGEFGLQALQCGWITARQIEASRVAISRKMKKGGKIWIRIFPDRPFTRKPIETRMGKGKGATEYWVAPVKRGRIMFEVSGVSREVVEAAFRTAAHKLPIKVRVVAREGLGGE is encoded by the coding sequence ATGCTGATGCCCAAGCGCGTCAAGTACCGCAAGCCTCATCGTCGTCCTCTGCGCGGCATGGCCAAAGGCGGCAAAGAGGTTCACTTCGGGGAGTTCGGGCTTCAGGCTCTCCAGTGCGGGTGGATCACGGCCCGCCAGATCGAGGCCTCCCGCGTCGCCATCTCGCGTAAGATGAAAAAGGGCGGCAAGATCTGGATCCGTATCTTCCCCGACCGTCCCTTCACAAGAAAACCCATCGAAACGCGGATGGGCAAAGGAAAAGGAGCCACGGAGTACTGGGTGGCTCCCGTCAAGCGGGGCCGGATCATGTTCGAGGTCTCCGGTGTCTCCCGCGAAGTTGTCGAAGCGGCCTTCCGCACGGCGGCCCACAAGCTGCCCATCAAGGTTCGCGTCGTGGCCCGCGAGGGATTGGGTGGTGAGTAG
- the infA gene encoding translation initiation factor IF-1 — MAKDDVIEVRGKVVEPLPNAMFRVELENGHKVLAHVSGKMRMHFIRILPGDRVLLQMSPYDLTRARIVYRYK, encoded by the coding sequence ATGGCAAAAGATGACGTCATCGAGGTGCGGGGCAAGGTGGTGGAGCCGCTTCCCAATGCCATGTTCCGCGTGGAGCTCGAAAACGGGCATAAGGTTCTGGCTCACGTGTCGGGGAAGATGAGGATGCATTTCATCCGCATCCTGCCCGGCGATCGGGTCCTCCTCCAGATGTCGCCCTACGATCTGACCCGTGCGCGGATCGTATATCGATACAAGTAA
- a CDS encoding type Z 30S ribosomal protein S14: MARKALKVKQQREPKFKVRSYTRCPLCGRVHSYMRKFDMCRCCFRKLAREGKIPGVVKSSW; the protein is encoded by the coding sequence ATGGCCCGTAAGGCACTGAAGGTAAAGCAGCAGAGAGAGCCCAAGTTCAAGGTGCGCAGCTACACGCGTTGCCCTCTCTGTGGCCGTGTCCACTCCTATATGCGTAAATTCGACATGTGCCGTTGCTGCTTCCGCAAGCTGGCTCGCGAGGGGAAAATCCCCGGCGTTGTCAAGTCCAGCTGGTAG
- the rpsQ gene encoding 30S ribosomal protein S17, producing the protein MEERKAHRKERIGVVVSDKMDKTIVVRIDTTSKHPLYGKPVRRYKKYKAHDEENTCRTGDKVRIEETRPLSRHKCWRLAEIIERAPVLTVAGKAVEEEK; encoded by the coding sequence ATGGAGGAACGCAAGGCCCATCGTAAGGAGCGGATCGGCGTCGTCGTCAGCGATAAAATGGACAAGACCATCGTCGTGCGCATCGACACGACGTCCAAGCACCCGCTGTACGGGAAGCCGGTTCGCCGCTACAAAAAGTACAAGGCCCACGACGAGGAGAACACCTGTCGGACCGGAGACAAGGTGCGCATCGAAGAGACTCGTCCTCTGAGCCGCCACAAGTGCTGGCGCCTCGCCGAGATCATCGAGCGCGCTCCAGTCCTTACCGTCGCCGGCAAGGCCGTCGAGGAGGAGAAGTAG
- the rplV gene encoding 50S ribosomal protein L22 encodes MEAKAMAKQVRVSPTKARQVLALIQGKKVDEALISLRFTPNKAATVIEKVLKSAAANAEHNFGMDLDRLFVKLAYSDQGPSMKRFRPVSMGRAHPYRHRTSHITVVVAER; translated from the coding sequence ATGGAAGCCAAGGCCATGGCCAAGCAGGTCCGCGTCTCGCCCACCAAGGCGCGACAGGTGCTGGCTCTGATTCAGGGGAAAAAGGTCGACGAGGCGCTGATCTCCCTTCGGTTCACGCCGAATAAGGCCGCCACCGTCATTGAAAAAGTGCTCAAGAGCGCTGCCGCGAATGCGGAGCACAACTTCGGGATGGATCTGGACAGGCTCTTCGTCAAGCTCGCCTACTCCGATCAGGGGCCGAGCATGAAGCGCTTTCGCCCCGTCTCCATGGGAAGAGCCCATCCCTATCGCCATCGCACGAGTCACATCACCGTCGTCGTGGCGGAACGCTAA